In Rutidosis leptorrhynchoides isolate AG116_Rl617_1_P2 unplaced genomic scaffold, CSIRO_AGI_Rlap_v1 contig36, whole genome shotgun sequence, the following are encoded in one genomic region:
- the LOC139883135 gene encoding gibberellin 2-beta-dioxygenase 6-like, producing the protein MMTPQEYQLPVIDLSQPCAKENIFQAAKKYGLLQVVNHGISRELLGNVTREAVKLFETPLETRARSGLLNNSSPWGTSPAQFSHHVPLVKIYDPSCHGQFTSLGGVMRALAPAMFGLARTLAGVLEESLGHQGRSTLNEKCDDNTCFLRLIQSPVCPLSPERFWPLPHADSDFLTILYQDQVGGLRLLKDSRFVVVKPIRDALVVSIGDLLQAWSNDVYRSVEQKVEKNREVERYSVAFSLCPSPGSQIGRCRKPSVYRKFTCGEYRKQVQEDIKRTCRKVGLPRFRQIERNISDVSTELVFYDDPWRIRKKLTKSDLDQLSRLLLPQDCVKAHVLRWMKKEMVGKVESKEGMEVDVINEDTGGEHRLVFRYWASSGCYVLNGGWSKLFVNGGKLNIGDEIGMYWDTISCKFHFTVLQKVACGTSNPAA; encoded by the exons ATGATGACACCCCAGGAGTATCAGCTCCCAGTGATAGACCTGAGTCAGCCATGTGCAAAGGAGAACATATTCCAGGCCGCCAAAAAATATGGACTCCTCCAGGTGGTGAACCATGGGATCAGCAGGGAGCTGCTTGGGAATGTGACGAGGGAGGCGGTTAAGCTGTTCGAGACACCCCTTGAGACCAGGGCCCGCTCTGGCCTCCTCAACAACTCCTCCCCCTGGGGCACTTCCCCTGCCCAGTTCTCCCACCATGTCCCCCTCGTGAAGATTTACGACCCCTCTTGCCACGGCCAATTCACCTCTCTCGGTGGAGTGATGAGGGCGTTGGCCCCCGCCATGTTTGGGCTAGCCAGGACGCTGGCGGGGGTCCTAGAGGAGAGCCTCGGGCATCAGGGCCGCAGCACGTTGAACGAGAAATGCGACGACAACACGTGCTTCCTCCGGCTGATCCAATCCCCGGTGTGCCCGCTCTCGCCGGAGAGGTTCTGGCCGTTGCCCCATGCGGACAGTGACTTCCTGACCATTCTCTACCAGGATCAGGTAGGAGGCCTCCGGCTCCTCAAGGACTCCCGATTCGTCGTGGTCAAGCCCATCCGTGACGCTCTCGTTGTCAGCATTGGAGACCTTCTTCAG GCGTGGAGCAATGACGTGTACAGGAGTGTGGAGCAAAAGGTGGAGAAAAACAGGGAGGTGGAAAGATACTCCGTTGCTTTCTCCCTCTGCCCTTCGCCCGGCTCTCAGATCGGGCGCTGCAGAAAGCCCTCCGTCTACAGAAAGTTCACTTGTGGTGAATACCGGAAGCAAGTTCAAGAGGACATCAAAAGAACCTGCCGTAaagttggtcttccacgtttcaggcAAATAG AGAGGAATATATCTGACGTCTCCACGGAGTTGGTGTTCTACGACGACCCGTGGAGGATCAGGAAGAAGCTAACGAAAAGCGACCTCGACCAATTGTCGCGGCTCCTGCTTCCGCAAGACTGCGTGAAGGCCCATGTGCTTCGGTGGATGAAGAAGGAGATGGTGGGCAAGGTCGAGAGTAAGGAGGGGATGGAGGTCGATGTGATAAACGAGGACACAGGTGGCGAGCACCGGCTCGTGTTCCGCTACTGGGCATCGTCGGGGTGCTACGTGCTGAACGGTGGCTGGAGCAAGCTGTTCGTCAATGGGGGAAAGTTGAACATCGGGGACGAGATCGGGATGTACTGGGACACTATCTCTTGCAAGTTCCACTTTACGGTCCTTCAGAAGGTTGCTTGCGGCACAAGCAACCCGGCGGCTTGA